In one window of Saprospiraceae bacterium DNA:
- a CDS encoding PhzF family phenazine biosynthesis isomerase: protein MKTYFVDSFTHQKFKGNPAAVCLPDSDLDEPTMQNVAMEIGFSETAFVRKIHEGQYSIRFFSPKQEIAICGHATLASAQIVFSLTDLDKIVFTNVNGVQLTTLRRGNKISMQFPVYPLAPLDVPDAMLAALGVTEIIHSAFCENLKIILLELTDNKILDALNPDYGSLLKSYQYINGVCVTARSTEEDFDFHYRFFWPWSGTSEDPVTGGVHTFLTPYWNAKLQKGNMKALQSSQRTGEMEVYQDGDQVVIIGQAVTMLEGVFFHLDV, encoded by the coding sequence ATGAAAACTTATTTTGTTGATTCTTTTACCCATCAAAAATTCAAAGGCAATCCTGCTGCTGTTTGTTTACCGGATTCTGATTTGGATGAACCAACGATGCAAAATGTGGCCATGGAAATTGGATTTTCGGAAACCGCATTTGTCCGCAAAATTCATGAAGGGCAATATTCCATTCGATTTTTTTCGCCGAAACAGGAGATTGCGATCTGTGGCCATGCAACCCTGGCATCTGCTCAGATCGTTTTTTCCCTCACAGATCTGGACAAAATTGTATTTACGAATGTAAATGGTGTTCAACTGACGACATTGCGCCGAGGGAATAAAATTTCCATGCAATTTCCTGTTTATCCCTTGGCACCATTGGATGTACCTGATGCCATGCTCGCTGCATTAGGTGTAACTGAAATCATCCATTCAGCATTCTGTGAGAATTTAAAAATTATTCTTTTAGAACTGACTGACAATAAAATTCTGGATGCATTAAATCCGGATTACGGTAGCCTCCTAAAATCTTATCAATACATCAATGGGGTATGTGTCACGGCAAGATCAACAGAAGAAGACTTTGATTTTCATTACCGTTTTTTCTGGCCCTGGTCGGGGACTTCGGAAGACCCCGTCACAGGAGGAGTTCATACTTTTCTTACACCTTACTGGAATGCAAAACTGCAGAAAGGGAATATGAAGGCTTTGCAATCGTCTCAACGGACCGGTGAAATGGAAGTTTACCAGGATGGAGATCAGGTCGTGATCATCGGACAAGCGGTGACGATGCTGGAAGGTGTGTTTTTTCATTTAGACGTGTAG
- a CDS encoding VOC family protein: MTNSINWFEIPATNFERAKSFYAALFNAEIEEMPHPEWKYGILPGDMQNGVTGGIVQGEGFEPSASGSLIYLNGGEDLAEPLGRVEAAGGQILLPKTPIGANGFIALFLDTEGNKVGLHSMA, translated from the coding sequence ATGACAAATTCAATTAACTGGTTTGAAATACCAGCAACAAATTTCGAAAGAGCAAAATCATTTTACGCAGCTTTGTTTAATGCTGAAATTGAAGAAATGCCGCATCCGGAATGGAAATACGGAATCTTGCCAGGCGACATGCAAAATGGCGTTACCGGAGGTATTGTTCAGGGTGAAGGTTTTGAACCCTCCGCTTCCGGATCTTTGATCTATCTCAACGGAGGCGAAGATCTGGCTGAACCACTTGGACGGGTTGAGGCTGCCGGTGGACAAATACTTTTGCCTAAAACTCCTATTGGTGCCAATGGTTTTATTGCCCTGTTTTTAGATACCGAAGGGAATAAGGTTGGATTGCATTCTATGGCTTAA
- a CDS encoding TonB-dependent receptor, protein MKYICILCWFLWAPATAQLQTITIKDSQTGEGLEMVTLLSESPKLFATTNHKGEADISAFKNVLNIQVLGFGYKTVVKSFAEIEQAGFILQLDASAAHFEEIVVTATRWKQSSKNVPAKISVISPKDVTSYNPQTAADMLGSTGEVFIQKSQQGGGSPMIRGFATNRLLYAVDGVRMNSAIFRAGNIQNVIALDPFAIENTEIFFGPGSIIFGSDAIGGVMSFQTLTPQLSASEDLLITGKAVSRYASANSEFTKHFDVNAAGKKFSYVASLTHADYGHLQMGKNGPDSYLKHYTVQRLDSMDRVFENKDPMVQDPTAYSQLNLMQKLRFRPNAEWNFEYAFHLSESSEFSRYDRLIETQSNGLPVSAVWNYGPQIWRMHNLSISQVTSNKFYDGMTLRLAHQYFEESRIDRRLNHHRLRNNLEEVNAFSINLDFEKDIHKHRIHYGLEYVVNDVNSTGTAVDIRNGSAIQVPDRYPASVWKSYAAYANYQYKVSDRLLLQAGARIGAYDIQSDFTRHLVFFPFDFTNSTVKNSAAIGSLGFVYRPAEKWRLHVNLGTGFRAPNVDDIGKIFDFVSGEVIVPNTSLKAEYAYNGEIGITKIFGERIKLELAAYYTYLDHAMVRRAFQVNGQDSILYDGQMSKVYAIQNAAYGRVSGLNAGIEIKLFSGWSLLSKYNYQSGKEEMDNGEVKPSRHAAPAFGMTQLVFHKKKLDLQFYAVYSASVIYEDLNPEEQSKLAIYAKDANGNPYSPSWYTINFKTMYQLHENWTLSAGIENLTDQRYRPYSSGLVAGGRNFILALRAGF, encoded by the coding sequence ATGAAATATATATGCATTCTGTGCTGGTTCTTATGGGCGCCTGCTACGGCCCAATTGCAGACCATCACCATCAAAGATTCACAAACCGGTGAGGGGCTTGAAATGGTTACCCTGCTGAGTGAATCGCCGAAATTATTTGCAACGACCAACCACAAAGGCGAAGCTGATATTTCGGCATTTAAAAATGTATTAAACATTCAGGTATTGGGATTTGGTTATAAAACGGTAGTCAAAAGTTTTGCTGAAATTGAACAGGCCGGCTTTATTTTACAGCTGGATGCAAGTGCTGCGCATTTTGAAGAGATTGTGGTTACAGCCACCCGTTGGAAGCAATCATCCAAAAATGTTCCGGCAAAAATTTCGGTTATTTCTCCAAAGGATGTGACTTCTTACAATCCGCAGACCGCCGCAGATATGCTGGGTTCAACCGGCGAAGTCTTTATCCAGAAAAGTCAGCAGGGTGGGGGCAGTCCGATGATCCGCGGATTTGCTACCAACCGTTTGTTGTATGCGGTCGATGGCGTTCGCATGAATTCCGCCATTTTCAGAGCCGGTAACATTCAAAACGTGATTGCACTGGATCCCTTTGCGATTGAAAATACAGAAATATTTTTTGGTCCGGGTTCCATCATCTTTGGGAGCGATGCCATAGGCGGAGTGATGAGTTTTCAGACCCTCACTCCGCAATTATCTGCTTCCGAAGATCTGCTCATTACCGGAAAAGCTGTGAGCCGATATGCCTCTGCCAACAGCGAATTCACCAAGCATTTTGACGTGAACGCAGCCGGAAAAAAATTTTCGTATGTGGCCAGCCTGACGCATGCGGATTATGGCCACTTGCAAATGGGAAAAAACGGGCCCGATTCTTATCTGAAACACTACACCGTGCAGCGACTGGACAGCATGGACCGCGTATTTGAAAACAAGGATCCGATGGTACAGGACCCAACGGCCTATTCCCAATTGAATTTAATGCAAAAGCTGAGGTTCAGGCCTAATGCTGAATGGAATTTTGAATATGCTTTTCACTTGTCGGAATCTTCTGAATTTTCGCGTTACGACCGATTGATCGAAACACAAAGCAACGGACTTCCCGTTTCGGCGGTTTGGAATTACGGGCCGCAAATCTGGCGCATGCATAATTTGTCGATTTCTCAGGTGACTTCCAATAAATTTTACGACGGCATGACCTTGAGATTAGCTCATCAATATTTTGAGGAAAGCCGGATCGACCGGAGATTGAATCACCACCGACTTCGAAATAACCTCGAAGAGGTGAATGCATTTTCCATAAACCTGGATTTTGAAAAAGATATCCATAAACACCGGATTCATTATGGTCTTGAATATGTCGTCAACGATGTGAATTCTACCGGAACTGCGGTAGATATCAGGAATGGATCGGCCATTCAGGTGCCCGACAGATATCCGGCATCGGTGTGGAAGAGTTATGCAGCCTATGCAAATTATCAGTATAAGGTTTCCGACAGACTTTTGCTTCAGGCAGGAGCGAGGATAGGAGCCTACGACATTCAATCCGATTTTACCCGCCACCTCGTTTTTTTTCCGTTTGATTTTACAAATTCAACTGTGAAAAATTCTGCGGCCATCGGGAGCCTGGGATTTGTGTATCGTCCGGCAGAAAAATGGAGACTGCATGTAAATTTAGGAACCGGATTCAGGGCGCCTAATGTCGATGATATCGGAAAAATATTTGATTTTGTTTCCGGCGAAGTCATCGTCCCGAACACTTCACTGAAAGCAGAATATGCGTACAACGGCGAAATCGGCATCACCAAAATATTTGGTGAGCGCATAAAACTCGAACTTGCTGCATATTATACTTATCTCGATCATGCCATGGTGCGCAGGGCATTTCAGGTAAATGGACAGGATAGTATTTTATACGACGGACAGATGAGTAAAGTGTACGCCATTCAGAATGCGGCCTATGGCCGCGTAAGCGGACTGAATGCAGGTATCGAGATCAAACTATTTTCCGGTTGGAGTCTTTTGTCGAAGTACAATTATCAATCGGGAAAAGAAGAAATGGACAATGGCGAGGTAAAACCTTCACGACATGCTGCGCCGGCTTTCGGAATGACTCAATTGGTTTTTCACAAGAAAAAACTGGATCTACAATTTTACGCGGTTTACAGCGCCAGTGTAATATATGAAGATCTGAATCCCGAAGAGCAAAGCAAGCTGGCGATCTACGCGAAAGACGCAAATGGGAATCCGTACTCTCCATCCTGGTACACGATCAATTTCAAAACGATGTATCAGTTGCATGAGAACTGGACCCTGAGTGCCGGTATTGAAAATCTGACGGATCAGCGATACAGGCCTTACAGTTCGGGATTGGTGGCAGGTGGAAGGAATTTTATACTGGCATTGAGGGCAGGATTTTAA
- a CDS encoding intradiol ring-cleavage dioxygenase → MKLKYPEMNLSESQMIRTFVFVIIIAILSSCNQHKGKEISEGKKPSQIGGAFENREFTYYGIPRSVNAVDTSPGWHQTGQKLKIKGVIFKADGQTPAPGVLLYYYHTNTEGTYLHKPEIRRSMAPNDLGQTHGYIRGWVQTDQHGAYEIYTVRPGSYPGRTDPAHIHCTIKEPNDIAEYYIDDILFDDDPLLTERHRQRLEQRAGNGIVELVSDGELAIGVRNIVLGKNIPGYPL, encoded by the coding sequence ATGAAATTGAAATATCCTGAAATGAATCTAAGCGAAAGTCAAATGATAAGGACTTTTGTATTCGTTATTATTATTGCGATACTCAGTTCATGCAATCAACATAAGGGAAAGGAAATAAGCGAAGGAAAGAAACCATCGCAAATTGGCGGGGCTTTCGAAAATCGCGAATTCACCTATTATGGGATTCCCAGATCTGTGAATGCGGTAGATACCAGTCCGGGGTGGCATCAGACTGGCCAGAAGTTAAAAATAAAAGGCGTGATTTTCAAAGCAGATGGTCAGACACCTGCGCCGGGAGTTTTACTTTATTATTATCACACCAATACCGAGGGAACCTACCTTCACAAGCCGGAAATAAGGCGCAGTATGGCTCCAAATGATTTAGGACAAACCCATGGTTATATCAGGGGTTGGGTACAAACAGATCAGCATGGTGCCTATGAAATATACACAGTGAGACCTGGCAGCTATCCGGGCAGGACAGATCCGGCGCATATCCATTGTACCATCAAAGAACCCAATGATATTGCGGAGTATTATATCGACGATATACTGTTTGACGATGATCCTTTGCTTACGGAACGGCATCGCCAAAGACTTGAGCAAAGAGCTGGAAACGGAATTGTGGAGCTCGTAAGCGATGGAGAATTGGCAATTGGAGTTCGCAACATCGTACTTGGGAAAAACATTCCGGGATATCCATTGTAG
- a CDS encoding transposase, whose product MSNKYKFNEPEGIYFVSFATVGWVDVFTRIEYKELFIESLRYCQINKGMQIHVWCLMTNHVHLIFSSKEPGKHSDILRDLKKFTATALIKGIASNPRESRKEWMMNIFEEAGKKNSNNSKYQFWQQDNHPIEIYSPKVISQKILYAHNNPVVEGIVDEPEHYLFSSARDYAGRKGIIDIEFLDLPASLIGYKDLG is encoded by the coding sequence ATGAGCAACAAATACAAATTCAATGAGCCTGAAGGGATTTATTTTGTAAGCTTCGCAACAGTTGGTTGGGTAGATGTTTTTACAAGAATTGAATACAAAGAGTTATTTATTGAAAGCCTGAGATATTGTCAGATAAATAAGGGAATGCAAATACATGTCTGGTGCTTGATGACCAACCATGTACATTTGATCTTTTCTTCAAAAGAGCCAGGAAAGCATTCCGATATACTGCGGGATCTTAAAAAGTTTACCGCAACTGCACTTATTAAAGGAATAGCTTCCAATCCTAGAGAAAGCAGAAAAGAATGGATGATGAACATTTTTGAGGAAGCAGGGAAGAAAAATTCAAACAATTCAAAATACCAATTCTGGCAACAAGACAATCATCCAATCGAGATTTATAGCCCAAAAGTTATATCTCAAAAGATATTATACGCGCATAATAATCCAGTAGTGGAAGGTATTGTTGATGAACCTGAACATTATTTATTCAGCAGTGCCAGGGATTATGCTGGCCGTAAAGGTATCATCGATATTGAATTTCTCGATCTTCCGGCTTCCTTGATTGGTTATAAAGATCTTGGTTGA
- a CDS encoding T9SS type A sorting domain-containing protein yields MKIITFLASIIAILQLPAQKHDYNVLVGYRSNDTVFNSYQGITRFDFNTASLNPRITYDSFRRIDFHWTINNMSDVDGQYLFSYNGFTIEDSANQVIKNGKGDFTRQTEFGDVVYQSGLILPLEKQDNYMLLHEYNYIHQNLGYVFSDGLHYSIIDMSSVAGKAAVVQKNKIVISDTLDPGRTIAIRHANGRDWWILKGKHDMLSFYTFLLTRDTIYKYGLQVIGDRQYIPFGCVAVSQQGDKIVYISQHEGPLGGQGGVLGLFLHFFDFDRCTGLLSNPKSIKIDGRIILLFGGAFSPNGKFFYVSRAETMYQIDMTRPDIILDTVAIYDGFSYISPGNVEYHTWFGFIQPLPDGRIYGSTSNSGQQYAFYINKPNEKGRACDVRQHSLKITAFSAIPDFPNYRLGPIDGSTCDTLNINNSPISEFRYDQDSTAFLKIEFTNLSYYEPTEFWWDWGDATTPYYTTNKDTSILHTFAKEGVYRVCLHVKNSNGEHTTCKELKLGTTGTKDVEMADQISIYPNPVSQQSMIHIGNYLPKQMSFTLFNVYGHPVLSERLFHGSNILDMGGLNAGIYLIEIKENGLVLCTKKLIKI; encoded by the coding sequence ATGAAAATTATTACCTTTTTAGCAAGCATCATAGCAATCCTTCAATTGCCTGCACAGAAGCATGATTACAATGTATTGGTGGGGTATCGCAGCAATGATACGGTCTTTAATTCATACCAGGGTATTACCCGCTTTGATTTCAATACAGCGAGTTTAAATCCGAGAATAACATACGATAGTTTCAGGCGAATTGATTTTCATTGGACCATAAATAATATGTCGGATGTTGATGGGCAGTATCTTTTTAGTTACAATGGTTTCACTATTGAAGATTCTGCCAATCAGGTTATCAAAAATGGCAAGGGGGATTTTACAAGGCAAACAGAATTTGGCGATGTTGTTTACCAGTCAGGGTTAATATTGCCATTGGAAAAGCAAGATAACTATATGTTATTACATGAGTATAATTATATTCACCAAAATCTTGGATATGTATTTTCAGATGGTTTGCATTATTCAATCATTGATATGAGTAGTGTTGCAGGAAAAGCTGCAGTTGTTCAGAAAAACAAAATTGTTATTTCAGATACTCTAGATCCTGGAAGAACCATTGCAATCAGACACGCCAACGGCAGAGACTGGTGGATATTAAAAGGGAAACACGATATGTTATCATTCTATACTTTTCTTTTAACTAGAGATACCATTTATAAATATGGATTACAAGTAATTGGGGATCGGCAGTATATCCCTTTTGGTTGTGTAGCCGTATCTCAACAGGGTGATAAGATAGTATACATCAGCCAACACGAAGGACCATTAGGTGGACAAGGCGGTGTACTGGGATTATTTCTGCATTTTTTTGATTTTGACCGATGTACGGGTTTATTATCCAATCCGAAAAGTATAAAAATAGATGGCAGGATAATACTTTTATTTGGTGGTGCCTTTTCTCCAAATGGGAAATTCTTTTATGTATCGCGTGCGGAAACCATGTATCAGATAGATATGACCAGGCCGGATATCATATTGGACACGGTCGCCATTTATGATGGATTTTCCTATATATCACCTGGAAATGTAGAATATCATACCTGGTTTGGTTTTATCCAACCTTTGCCGGATGGAAGGATTTATGGAAGCACAAGCAATTCCGGACAGCAGTATGCGTTTTATATCAATAAGCCCAATGAAAAAGGAAGAGCCTGTGATGTCAGACAACACTCATTAAAGATTACAGCTTTTAGTGCAATACCAGATTTTCCAAATTATCGCCTTGGGCCAATAGATGGCAGTACATGCGACACTTTGAATATAAATAATAGTCCGATTTCAGAATTCAGGTATGATCAGGATTCCACAGCTTTTTTAAAAATCGAATTTACGAATCTAAGCTATTATGAGCCAACCGAATTTTGGTGGGATTGGGGCGACGCAACAACGCCCTATTATACCACAAATAAGGATACTTCCATATTGCATACTTTTGCTAAGGAAGGTGTATACCGTGTGTGCTTGCATGTTAAAAACAGCAACGGCGAACATACTACTTGTAAAGAACTAAAACTCGGAACAACAGGTACCAAAGATGTTGAAATGGCAGATCAAATCAGTATCTATCCGAATCCGGTAAGTCAGCAGTCTATGATCCATATTGGAAACTATTTACCAAAGCAGATGAGCTTTACGCTATTTAATGTATATGGTCACCCAGTATTATCAGAGCGATTATTTCATGGGTCTAATATATTGGATATGGGTGGGCTCAATGCGGGCATTTATCTAATTGAGATAAAAGAAAATGGATTAGTACTATGTACTAAGAAGCTGATAAAAATATAG
- a CDS encoding transcriptional regulator gives MKNYIEDLNKAFESRVRLGIMSILAVNDSADFTFLKEHLQISDGNLASHIQALEKLKYILVKKQFVGKKPNTSYSITKPGKKAFNEHLNALEKLIRNAL, from the coding sequence GTGAAAAATTACATCGAAGATTTAAATAAAGCCTTTGAGAGCAGGGTACGGCTTGGTATCATGTCGATCCTGGCTGTCAACGATTCGGCAGATTTTACTTTTCTGAAAGAGCATTTGCAAATTTCCGACGGGAATCTGGCCAGCCATATCCAGGCGCTGGAAAAACTAAAATACATACTCGTGAAAAAACAGTTCGTGGGTAAAAAACCCAACACCTCGTATTCCATCACGAAACCGGGGAAGAAGGCATTCAACGAGCACCTGAATGCCCTCGAAAAACTGATCCGGAATGCCCTTTGA
- a CDS encoding gliding motility-associated C-terminal domain-containing protein — translation MLNRIVFTLSRNLAICIFVLGYLSNSCSQIQSSIWYFGRQAGLDFSTEPPTPLYNPNLANHESNATLTDSSGNLLFYVTANRIYNKNHVIMDNGDGLVCNGGSSAQGPMIVQDPSDAMRYYVFMTADETSDQYRGNLRYTIVDLCENGGLGKVVPGLKNILIPGKFSERLTSVSLNQGKAFWILTSKLFENTIICFYLDELGIHTSNPVISYFGQEFSPQVGQMKVNNKKTQILYSAGLNASGNGVWLMDFDTLSGKLSNRFIINEGTHDYGIEFSPSDRLVYYTSFYVVSGVYQFDLSSRVKRTLFQYPAHYYVASINRDPHGRLIVSSGIKSLVSAILNPDVPGLQCNYTESYVQLLPNTYGHFGLQNTVLFIRGHTNPIDENFLGKDTFLCNPAGITLYAPNSQTLWSTGHIGSSLTVFQPGTYWAKLEYQCETILDSIHIELFKKPELILENSIKICEGNNDTIHASQNSTWSDGHFGKQLIVNSSGIFWAKISTPCGELFDTVVVELVSRVEPPQVLRDTSFCENVPFRFSINIPQVKWNTGELETIVLDSPGVYTYHFDNGCQQFSDEMQINIEYKPNPLPEMITECEGQIVTLLSGDPKSVWSTGETGSEIMIRKNGIYSYTLINACGIFSHSTEVEFLKDFTKGSFPNVFSPNGDQINDEFPGREFNPDFYIKIFNRWGELLFEGKNQSWDGFFKSRPMPPATYVFVAEWEACGQKRKVKGSVTLVK, via the coding sequence ATGCTTAATCGGATTGTGTTTACCCTTTCGAGAAATTTAGCAATTTGTATATTCGTATTGGGGTATCTCTCAAATAGCTGCTCTCAAATCCAATCTTCAATTTGGTATTTTGGGAGGCAAGCCGGACTTGATTTTAGCACAGAACCTCCTACTCCCTTATACAATCCTAACCTTGCCAATCATGAAAGCAATGCAACACTTACCGACAGTTCTGGCAACCTCTTGTTTTATGTAACCGCAAATAGAATTTATAATAAAAACCATGTTATCATGGACAATGGTGATGGTCTTGTTTGCAATGGTGGTTCCAGCGCTCAAGGGCCCATGATTGTTCAAGATCCATCGGATGCAATGCGGTACTATGTATTTATGACAGCAGATGAAACCTCTGATCAATATCGAGGAAACCTGCGATACACAATTGTAGATCTTTGTGAAAATGGAGGCTTAGGAAAGGTCGTTCCTGGTTTAAAAAACATCCTGATTCCAGGTAAGTTTTCAGAACGTCTGACTTCCGTTTCACTAAATCAGGGAAAAGCATTTTGGATTTTAACTTCAAAATTATTTGAAAACACCATCATCTGTTTTTATCTGGACGAACTTGGTATTCATACGAGTAATCCTGTAATCAGTTATTTTGGGCAAGAGTTCTCACCACAAGTTGGTCAAATGAAAGTCAACAATAAGAAAACTCAAATTCTCTATTCGGCCGGATTGAATGCTTCAGGCAATGGAGTATGGCTCATGGATTTTGACACACTGAGCGGGAAACTTTCTAATAGATTCATTATCAATGAGGGCACACATGATTACGGCATAGAATTTTCGCCAAGTGACAGACTCGTTTATTATACAAGTTTTTATGTAGTATCGGGAGTTTATCAATTTGATCTGAGCTCGCGGGTAAAAAGAACTTTGTTTCAATATCCTGCGCATTATTATGTTGCCTCCATTAATAGAGATCCTCATGGGAGGCTCATCGTTTCAAGTGGGATTAAAAGTTTGGTAAGTGCTATTCTGAATCCTGATGTTCCGGGACTACAATGCAACTATACTGAATCCTATGTTCAACTGCTACCTAACACATATGGACATTTTGGATTACAAAATACAGTGCTATTTATTAGAGGTCATACTAATCCTATTGACGAAAATTTTTTAGGAAAAGACACCTTCCTATGTAATCCTGCAGGAATAACGTTATATGCACCTAATTCACAAACCCTATGGAGTACAGGACATATTGGTTCAAGTTTGACTGTTTTTCAACCCGGTACCTATTGGGCTAAACTCGAATATCAATGTGAAACCATTCTTGATAGCATTCACATAGAATTATTTAAGAAGCCTGAACTTATTTTAGAAAATTCAATTAAAATTTGTGAAGGTAATAATGACACCATCCATGCTTCACAAAATTCAACCTGGAGCGATGGACATTTTGGAAAGCAGTTGATAGTAAATTCATCCGGAATTTTTTGGGCAAAAATATCAACTCCCTGTGGGGAATTATTTGACACCGTTGTAGTCGAGCTTGTGAGCCGCGTTGAACCACCACAGGTGTTGCGAGACACCAGCTTCTGCGAGAATGTGCCATTTCGGTTTAGTATAAATATTCCTCAGGTAAAATGGAATACAGGTGAACTGGAAACAATTGTTTTGGATTCGCCCGGGGTTTATACTTACCATTTCGACAACGGTTGTCAGCAATTCTCAGATGAGATGCAAATTAATATTGAATACAAACCAAACCCATTACCAGAAATGATCACTGAATGTGAGGGACAAATAGTTACATTATTATCGGGTGATCCAAAAAGTGTCTGGAGTACAGGCGAAACCGGAAGTGAAATTATGATCAGGAAAAATGGGATCTATAGTTATACTTTGATCAATGCGTGCGGCATTTTTAGTCACAGTACCGAAGTTGAATTTTTGAAAGATTTTACCAAGGGTTCATTCCCCAACGTCTTCTCTCCCAACGGCGACCAGATCAACGATGAGTTTCCCGGCAGGGAATTCAATCCTGATTTTTATATCAAGATTTTCAATCGCTGGGGAGAGTTGTTGTTTGAAGGAAAAAATCAGTCCTGGGACGGATTTTTTAAATCGCGGCCCATGCCGCCGGCAACCTATGTGTTTGTGGCAGAATGGGAAGCCTGCGGACAAAAAAGGAAAGTGAAAGGGTCGGTGACCCTGGTCAAATAA
- a CDS encoding ChaN family lipoprotein has translation MNKVFLIGAILLFGIQVFGQLSEQHYKVYQARTGREVSLQELAADMKNYDVLLFGEEHNDSVAHHLEHRILELLFQEYKNNLALSLEMFERDVQLVMNEYLSGSIREKILQKMRAPGKTTRITNPWSNLPKPINSMWFVPTRRVVILTLQEEKAKKH, from the coding sequence TTGAACAAGGTTTTTTTGATTGGAGCTATATTATTGTTTGGTATCCAGGTTTTCGGGCAGCTTTCAGAACAACATTATAAAGTATATCAGGCCAGAACCGGAAGGGAAGTGAGTTTACAGGAACTCGCTGCAGATATGAAGAATTACGATGTGCTATTGTTTGGGGAGGAACACAATGATTCCGTGGCGCATCATCTGGAGCACAGGATACTGGAACTGCTTTTCCAGGAATACAAAAACAATCTGGCACTTTCACTGGAAATGTTTGAAAGGGATGTGCAGCTGGTGATGAACGAATATCTGAGCGGAAGTATTCGCGAAAAAATTTTACAAAAGATGCGCGCGCCTGGAAAAACTACAAGGATTACAAACCCATGGTCGAATTTGCCAAAGCCCATAAACTCGATGTGGTTTGTGCCAACGCGCCGGGTCGTTATACTAACCTTGCAGGAAGAAAAGGCCAAAAAGCATTAA
- a CDS encoding ChaN family lipoprotein — protein sequence MVEFAKAHKLDVVCANAPGRYTNLAGRKGQKALMDLPKESKKYFAPLPYDTASGKYYEKLMNLTSHGPAPAPDSTKKDSSQKIVPPAMNMGGFSLIMGQSLWDATMAYSISQYLKKNKSKKVMHVNGRFHSDERFAVVTQLNKYNPKLKSLVISTGPDDSFPNVDWSQFKHLGDYVIITDPEVPRTYGE from the coding sequence ATGGTCGAATTTGCCAAAGCCCATAAACTCGATGTGGTTTGTGCCAACGCGCCGGGTCGTTATACTAACCTTGCAGGAAGAAAAGGCCAAAAAGCATTAATGGATTTGCCCAAGGAATCAAAAAAGTATTTCGCTCCTTTGCCCTATGATACCGCTTCCGGAAAATATTACGAAAAATTGATGAACCTGACTTCACACGGCCCGGCTCCCGCTCCCGATTCTACAAAGAAAGATTCAAGTCAGAAAATTGTACCGCCCGCGATGAATATGGGTGGATTTAGTTTGATTATGGGGCAGTCGCTGTGGGATGCGACCATGGCCTACTCCATATCCCAATACCTTAAGAAAAACAAGAGCAAAAAAGTGATGCATGTCAATGGGCGTTTCCACAGCGATGAAAGATTTGCAGTGGTCACGCAACTCAACAAATACAATCCGAAATTGAAATCCCTCGTCATCTCCACCGGTCCCGACGATTCTTTTCCGAATGTGGATTGGAGTCAGTTTAAACATTTGGGAGACTATGTCATCATTACGGATCCGGAAGTGCCGAGAACGTATGGGGAATAG